One bacterium genomic window carries:
- a CDS encoding transporter, producing the protein MVQILLLLLVVTVHATINAQDQYPEAIADNSFLIEEAYNQESRVVQHIFNGVRTHNKDVEFLFTQEWPLWSQRHQFSYGIPYVWPDKTSGFGDVMINYRYQLLDDNHWAVAPRISLILPTGKDELSDNQTGYQFNLPVSRRIAAQWAAHVNAGVTYLQKDEQANFFAGGSLIWLATPTLNLMAEFLSEFPDGSDNVYVINPGLRYAHNAGNLQIVPGLAVPIQLNGSDKGTDIFLYLSLEHPF; encoded by the coding sequence ATGGTACAGATATTACTATTGTTGTTGGTCGTTACAGTTCACGCAACAATTAATGCTCAAGATCAATATCCTGAAGCAATTGCAGACAATTCATTTTTAATTGAAGAAGCTTATAATCAGGAATCACGTGTCGTCCAGCATATTTTTAACGGCGTCCGAACTCATAATAAAGATGTCGAGTTTTTGTTTACTCAGGAATGGCCACTATGGTCTCAACGCCATCAATTCAGTTACGGCATTCCTTACGTTTGGCCGGATAAGACTTCCGGATTTGGGGATGTAATGATCAATTACCGTTACCAATTGCTTGATGACAACCATTGGGCCGTTGCTCCGAGAATTTCGCTCATTTTACCGACCGGTAAGGATGAACTAAGTGACAATCAAACAGGATATCAATTCAACCTACCGGTCAGCCGCCGGATTGCCGCTCAATGGGCCGCCCACGTCAACGCCGGGGTCACCTATTTACAAAAAGACGAACAAGCAAATTTTTTTGCGGGCGGAAGTTTGATCTGGCTGGCAACACCTACCTTGAATCTTATGGCTGAATTTTTGTCCGAATTTCCCGATGGCAGCGACAATGTTTATGTAATCAATCCCGGTTTACGTTACGCCCATAACGCAGGCAATTTGCAAATCGTTCCTGGACTGGCTGTACCAATCCAACTTAATGGATCGGATAAAGGTACTGATATATTTTTATACCTTTCCCTGGAGCATCCGTTCTAG
- a CDS encoding OprO/OprP family phosphate-selective porin, producing the protein MRSLTLFVCLFLTIGLFAQEEKKDESVTTGESSKVRFGTLIQLWNTTNFKNKDKGNETFNTFRIRRAEIKFTGDISEKVAFTVMFDPAKLLANSSSKPDTNTVVDKAKTKQSDFAILQDVFITYHLNKQYKLDLQVGQFKYPLTYEGLQSSAKLNFIERAESVRSFGDKRDLGLQISAKPNQFVEGALMIIQGNSQNKTDGNQQKDFAGRVVVKPMDGLSIGGSFYKGHNGNDGKTPQNRFGGEAAYVKNAITTYGEVIFAKDGKVKPQKSQPAGYVAVLYKLNDQWQPGVRYEYASTNYETASKEVPRTRLTFGVNYFVEKNSKIQLNYIYGKFSKKNGDYAANLVAVNWQVYF; encoded by the coding sequence ATGAGATCCTTGACACTATTCGTGTGCTTATTCCTTACAATCGGACTTTTTGCACAAGAAGAAAAGAAGGACGAATCTGTGACAACCGGCGAATCTTCCAAAGTCAGGTTCGGTACGCTGATCCAGTTATGGAATACTACCAATTTTAAAAACAAAGACAAAGGCAATGAGACCTTCAACACGTTTCGCATTCGCCGTGCTGAAATTAAATTCACCGGAGATATCAGCGAAAAAGTTGCGTTTACCGTGATGTTTGACCCGGCTAAACTTTTGGCCAATAGTTCATCCAAACCCGATACCAACACCGTTGTTGACAAAGCCAAAACAAAACAATCCGATTTTGCCATTCTCCAAGACGTTTTCATCACCTATCATCTCAATAAACAGTATAAACTCGATCTTCAGGTCGGACAATTCAAATATCCACTCACATATGAAGGCCTTCAATCGAGTGCTAAACTTAATTTTATCGAACGTGCTGAATCGGTTCGCTCTTTCGGAGACAAACGCGACCTTGGTCTTCAAATCAGCGCCAAACCCAATCAATTTGTAGAAGGCGCCTTGATGATCATCCAAGGTAACAGCCAAAATAAAACGGATGGTAATCAGCAAAAAGATTTTGCCGGACGCGTGGTCGTCAAACCGATGGACGGATTGTCAATAGGTGGATCTTTTTACAAAGGCCATAACGGTAACGACGGCAAAACCCCGCAAAACAGGTTTGGCGGCGAAGCGGCTTATGTTAAAAATGCCATTACAACTTACGGCGAAGTAATTTTCGCCAAAGACGGAAAAGTAAAACCGCAGAAATCTCAGCCTGCAGGATACGTCGCAGTTTTGTATAAGCTGAACGATCAATGGCAGCCGGGCGTGCGATACGAATACGCATCAACAAATTATGAAACGGCGAGCAAAGAAGTTCCGAGAACGCGTTTAACTTTCGGAGTCAATTACTTTGTCGAAAAAAATTCTAAAATTCAGTTAAACTATATTTACGGCAAATTCTCGAAGAAAAACGGCGATTATGCAGCGAATTTGGTCGCCGTCAATTGGCAGGTATATTTCTAA
- the can gene encoding carbonate dehydratase produces MRRLKSLFDNNRKWAEKIKQSHPGFFQELSKQQSPKYLWIGCSDSRVPANEIVGLLPGELFVHRNVANVVVHTDFNCLSVIEYAVDVLGVSDVIVCGHYGCGGVRAALANSHLGLIDNWLRHIRDIYKKHQTQLDAITDEKIKLDRLCELNVIEQVNNVCNTTIIQKAWSRGQELSVHGWAYSIEDGLLKDLNVCITSAGEALSSF; encoded by the coding sequence ATGCGCCGTTTAAAATCGTTATTTGACAATAATCGCAAGTGGGCGGAAAAAATAAAACAATCGCATCCCGGATTTTTCCAGGAATTGTCCAAACAACAATCTCCAAAATATCTTTGGATCGGATGTTCGGACAGCCGCGTTCCGGCCAATGAGATCGTCGGACTCTTGCCGGGCGAATTGTTTGTTCACCGCAACGTTGCCAATGTCGTCGTGCATACGGATTTCAATTGTTTGTCCGTGATCGAATATGCGGTTGACGTGCTTGGCGTAAGTGACGTGATCGTCTGCGGCCATTACGGATGCGGCGGCGTTCGTGCCGCGCTGGCGAATTCACACCTAGGATTGATCGATAATTGGTTGCGTCATATTCGCGATATTTATAAAAAACATCAGACGCAATTGGATGCTATTACCGATGAAAAAATCAAACTTGACCGTTTATGCGAATTGAATGTTATCGAGCAGGTCAATAACGTATGCAATACGACGATTATTCAAAAAGCTTGGTCACGCGGTCAGGAGTTATCGGTACATGGATGGGCGTACTCCATCGAAGACGGCCTTTTAAAAGATCTGAATGTGTGTATCACAAGTGCGGGCGAAGCGCTTTCGAGCTTTTAG
- a CDS encoding C40 family peptidase: MRLIIVSLIATLAFGGCIPNPIYTSKKDRIKKKKEVLTDNTSTLPNGGLNGGVAVSIAAGSISKDQQEAMIREIDSWLGTPYKFGVVEKNKGADCSGFVGSVFKKVLNVDLPRQSADMYALGKPVEESDLVFGDLVFFQNTYKGAQGASHVGIYVGNDRFAHASTTVGVTYSNLTEPYYSQHFLGYKRVIGN, translated from the coding sequence GTGCGTTTAATCATTGTTAGTTTAATAGCAACGTTGGCTTTTGGCGGATGCATTCCCAATCCCATCTATACTTCCAAAAAAGATCGCATCAAAAAGAAAAAAGAAGTTCTGACCGATAACACGTCAACGCTTCCCAATGGAGGGCTAAATGGCGGTGTTGCCGTAAGCATAGCAGCGGGAAGCATTTCTAAAGATCAACAGGAAGCAATGATCAGGGAAATCGATTCGTGGCTGGGGACGCCGTATAAATTTGGCGTTGTTGAAAAAAACAAAGGCGCCGATTGTTCGGGGTTTGTCGGATCGGTTTTTAAAAAAGTTTTAAATGTTGATTTGCCGCGGCAATCGGCCGACATGTATGCGCTGGGTAAACCGGTAGAAGAATCAGATCTGGTGTTTGGCGATTTAGTGTTTTTTCAGAATACGTATAAAGGAGCGCAAGGCGCGTCGCATGTCGGTATTTATGTCGGTAATGATCGATTTGCTCATGCCAGTACTACCGTTGGCGTGACGTATTCCAACTTGACAGAACCGTATTATTCTCAACATTTTCTCGGCTATAAACGCGTTATAGGAAATTAA
- a CDS encoding MMPL family transporter: protein MKTILGKVAQFCYEHYRIVLLILIAITVVSTRYMMDIKISTNNFDLLPQDSKLIKEFWEVNEDFGAPERHIILVETNDSLPPEPDLIKSFARQMGDLLMQTGMVASVNYAVTDQDKAFIEDFFVKNALLYLSESDLDTVLTKFEDHEIERQILNCKNILNAPVPPDPLIKKVLREDPLLISEFFLPYIEKMLGPQNASLIRDKESYYLSKDRRTLLMFVKPTGVPNDTKFCHEIVSRNQVLVDSLLLTMGEEGSRLKITLGGNYVSALTNARAVEQGLINSSFMVVILILILFYFFYGNFRALFFITAPILAGVTWVFCFGDLLFQKVNIITASAGAMLLGLGIDYSIHIYNRFIEQEQHTRHNSVVQNLVITFRETGVSVFYGAVSTAVVFAVLMVTEFKGLYELGFLGGVGIMILFAAVLFFMPAEIRIRGRKILKGRPLQTTLSKLLDAISKFVLRHPKYITTTGIAIAVIMILVLVGVVPSQDQGLGVTFDENIENIRSKNDVDLKMIKRLQEKFGTHFKPISVVCTAQTDEELIERLHRLNQKMDELVTKGMVKDYNSLLRYIPSFDQQEANIAKIKNLDVESILFKVRLEMSKTGLRMNYFRLDRLRNMLTVREPITLHSFQSEGFGDIMKHFYVEKNGVKKVITQVELTGDSYEIDIVNDFIRELHRDSKLDTEHTIITGIRVVTAEFLKLVKKDFGIAVISSMITVLLLVIIKYRNWRAILVCVVPLIFSILCILGTMRLLGIKINFVNMICVPLLIGSGVDYGIYIISRYLEDLRHDVFAAIHETGQSLFLSALTTVIGFGSLIFVDNRGLSSLGYMCSFGIIICSVSSVLILPAMLRLWGKRIWRENLEMEQIAAGISDGNGHLAKKTVETKTAK, encoded by the coding sequence ATGAAGACCATTCTGGGGAAAGTCGCTCAATTTTGTTATGAGCACTACCGCATTGTGTTGCTGATACTGATCGCCATTACGGTTGTGTCAACGCGGTACATGATGGATATTAAAATCAGTACCAATAATTTTGATTTGCTGCCGCAAGATTCGAAATTGATCAAAGAATTTTGGGAAGTGAATGAAGATTTCGGTGCGCCGGAGAGACATATTATCCTTGTTGAAACGAACGATTCTTTACCGCCGGAACCCGATCTCATCAAATCCTTTGCGCGGCAAATGGGTGATTTGCTGATGCAAACAGGCATGGTGGCATCGGTAAATTATGCCGTGACCGATCAGGACAAAGCTTTTATTGAAGATTTTTTTGTCAAGAACGCGTTATTGTATTTATCCGAAAGCGACCTGGATACGGTATTGACGAAGTTTGAGGATCATGAGATTGAACGCCAGATTTTGAATTGTAAAAACATTCTGAATGCTCCGGTTCCGCCGGATCCGCTGATCAAAAAAGTTCTGCGCGAAGATCCGCTGCTCATTTCAGAGTTTTTTCTTCCTTACATCGAAAAAATGCTCGGTCCGCAAAATGCTTCGTTGATCCGGGATAAAGAAAGTTATTATTTATCTAAGGATCGCCGGACTTTGCTTATGTTTGTCAAACCGACCGGCGTACCCAACGACACCAAATTTTGTCATGAAATAGTCAGCCGAAATCAGGTACTGGTTGATTCACTGCTATTGACAATGGGGGAAGAAGGGTCGCGACTCAAGATCACTTTGGGCGGTAATTACGTGTCGGCTTTGACGAATGCGCGAGCGGTCGAGCAAGGATTGATCAATAGTTCATTCATGGTTGTGATCCTGATTCTGATCCTGTTTTATTTCTTCTATGGTAATTTTCGCGCTTTGTTTTTTATTACGGCGCCGATTTTGGCCGGTGTGACATGGGTTTTTTGTTTCGGCGATTTGCTGTTTCAAAAAGTTAATATCATCACCGCTTCTGCCGGAGCGATGTTATTGGGGCTTGGCATTGACTATTCCATTCATATTTATAATCGTTTTATCGAGCAGGAACAGCACACCCGGCACAACAGCGTAGTTCAAAATCTTGTGATTACGTTTCGCGAAACTGGCGTCAGTGTTTTTTACGGCGCCGTCAGTACCGCCGTAGTATTTGCTGTTCTGATGGTGACTGAATTCAAAGGCCTGTACGAACTTGGTTTTCTTGGCGGCGTGGGAATTATGATTTTATTTGCCGCCGTTTTATTTTTTATGCCGGCCGAAATCCGTATCCGTGGCCGGAAAATTTTGAAGGGAAGACCTCTACAGACGACACTTAGTAAATTACTGGACGCTATTTCGAAATTTGTGCTCCGCCATCCCAAATATATTACTACAACCGGGATTGCCATTGCCGTAATTATGATTTTGGTTTTGGTTGGGGTAGTTCCAAGTCAGGATCAAGGTTTGGGCGTGACGTTTGATGAAAATATCGAGAACATTCGCAGCAAAAATGACGTCGATTTGAAAATGATCAAACGACTGCAGGAAAAATTCGGAACGCACTTCAAACCGATCAGCGTTGTTTGTACTGCACAAACCGACGAAGAACTGATTGAGCGGCTGCACAGGCTCAATCAAAAAATGGATGAGTTAGTCACAAAAGGTATGGTCAAAGATTATAATTCTCTGTTGCGTTACATTCCTTCGTTTGATCAGCAGGAAGCGAACATTGCGAAAATCAAAAACCTCGATGTTGAAAGCATTCTTTTTAAGGTGCGACTAGAAATGTCCAAAACCGGTTTACGGATGAATTATTTCCGCCTCGACCGTTTGCGCAACATGCTGACCGTAAGGGAGCCGATCACTTTGCATAGTTTTCAGAGCGAGGGCTTCGGCGATATCATGAAACATTTTTACGTTGAGAAAAACGGGGTCAAAAAAGTGATTACGCAGGTTGAGTTAACCGGTGACTCCTATGAAATCGACATTGTCAATGATTTCATTCGTGAGTTGCATCGGGATTCAAAACTCGATACAGAGCATACGATCATAACCGGCATTCGCGTCGTAACAGCGGAATTTCTAAAATTAGTCAAGAAAGATTTTGGCATCGCCGTGATATCGTCAATGATTACAGTACTTCTGCTCGTTATCATTAAATACAGAAATTGGCGGGCGATCCTTGTATGTGTGGTTCCGCTGATTTTTTCGATTTTGTGTATTTTGGGAACGATGCGTCTTCTGGGAATCAAAATCAATTTCGTTAATATGATTTGCGTCCCCCTGTTAATAGGATCGGGCGTCGATTATGGAATTTATATTATTTCGCGCTATCTCGAAGATTTGCGTCATGATGTTTTTGCCGCGATACACGAGACCGGCCAATCGCTTTTTCTTTCAGCATTGACTACCGTCATCGGTTTCGGTTCACTTATATTTGTAGACAACCGCGGCCTGTCCAGCTTAGGTTATATGTGTTCATTTGGCATAATCATTTGTTCCGTGTCGTCGGTGTTAATTCTTCCCGCGATGCTCCGGCTTTGGGGTAAACGTATTTGGCGTGAGAACCTGGAAATGGAACAGATCGCGGCAGGTATTTCTGATGGCAACGGCCACCTTGCAAAAAAAACCGTTGAAACCAAAACGGCCAAATAG